Proteins encoded by one window of Gambusia affinis linkage group LG17, SWU_Gaff_1.0, whole genome shotgun sequence:
- the LOC122819316 gene encoding uncharacterized protein LOC122819316 encodes MEVFETLGLKISNTVLIDGVSENPTDELIDFLEQYGDIKQKTTIDLRDSEFDQMLVVEYDSGLSLARLFPILPYTFTSDVGDKFHIERLSEIYASKVGGLKTNKYLADLQEIAKLSGKKYAEVLTEVMSQIQQSVAEFCPVVPVKAKEEQLVEKAEAQQPSVHATTQLPFPLSSLPHSAPLPSSSSISSRTEVQGQEKQSTSISAGDLSPPEVQRYVVEHVVRSGDSSLHMHSSHRLRSFSGKVPRPSHETDYDTWRTSVDLVLQDPSMSQLQCTRLIRDSLLPPACDIVKHLSPDTLPKVYMQQLDSAYGTVQDGEELYVKFMDTYQDSGEKPSAYLQRLQVGLQHAVKRGGVLEKDMDARLLTQFCRGCWDNNLISELQLKQRKINPPSFADFLLLLRTEEDREAAKTLRMKHHLGTTKQKVSSQVQFAHTNQETNLCVALNNMTKQLSQQMSAIQQQLTALTAGQMGTKLPFAAKATAKPNVKKTVKDVHISNSSSKPGFCFRCGEDGHVKPQCDNEPNPALVTAKRKIFYDKQKRQRQNPSTSAHLN; translated from the coding sequence ATGGAAGTTTTTGAAACTCTTGGTTTAAAAATCTCTAATACAGTATTGATTGATGGAGTTTCAGAAAACCCCACAGATGAACTTATTGATTTTCTTGAACAGTATGGTGATATTAAGCAGAAAACTACTATAGATTTGCGTGATTCagaatttgatcaaatgttGGTTGTTGAATATGATTCTGGATTATCTTTAGCACGTTTATTTCCAATATTACCATATACATTTACATCAGATGTGGGTGATAAATTTCATATTGAAAGGTTGTCTGAGATTTATGCCTCAAAAGTTGGTGGCTTAAAGACAAATAAGTATTTGGCAGATTTACAAGAAATTGCCAAGCTGTCTGGgaaaaaatatgctgaagtcCTCACAGAAGTGATGTCCCAGATACAGCAGTCTGTTGCAGAGTTCTGTCCTGTGGTGCCAGTGAAGGCAAAAGAGGAACAACTTGTAGAGAAAGCTGAAGCACAGCAGCCATCAGTTCATGCTACTACTCAACTCCCTTTTCCTCTGTCATCCCTTCCACACTCCGCTCCTCTTCCATCCAGTTCTTCTATCTCCAGCAGAACTGAAGTGCAAGGTCAGGAGAAGCAGTCCACATCTATTTCTGCTGGTGATCTCAGTCCTCCTGAGGTGCAACGCTATGTTGTGGAGCATGTTGTCAGGAGTGGGGACAGCTCTCTGCATATGCACTCATCACATAGATTGAGATCATTCTCTGGAAAAGTCCCCAGGCCAAGTCATGAGACAGATTACGACACATGGCGGACAAGTGTTGATTTAGTTCTTCAAGATCCCTCTATGTCACAGTTGCAATGTACCAGACTAATTCGTGATAGTCTACTTCCACCTGCCTGTGATATAGTGAAACATTTGAGTCCAGATACATTACCAAAAGTATACATGCAACAACTTGATTCAGCCTATGGAACTGTTCAAGATGGAGAGGAGTTGTATGTTAAATTCATGGACACTTATCAGGATAGTGGAGAAAAGCCATCTGCCTATTTGCAGCGGTTGCAGGTTGGGCTACAGCATGCAGTGAAGAGAGGAGGTGTTTTGGAGAAGGATATGGATGCACGACTGTTGACCCAATTTTGCAGAGGATGTTGGGACAACAACCTAATATCAGAACTTCAacttaaacagagaaaaattaatCCACCTTCATTTGCTGACTTTTTGTTGTTACTTAGAACTGAAGAGGACAGGGAAGCAGCAAAAACCCTGCGGATGAAGCACCATTTGGGTACCACTAAACAAAAGGTTTCATCTCAGGTCCAGTTTGCACATACTAACCAGGAAACTAATCTGTGTGTTGCTCTGAACAACATGACTAAACAGCTTTCACAACAGATGTCAGCAATACAGCAGCAGCTCACTGCTTTAACAGCAGGTCAGATGGGCACCAAGCTACCTTTTGCTGCAAAAGCTACTGCAAAGCCTAATGTGAAAAAGACTGTTAAAGATGTACATATTAGCAATTCTAGCTCTAAACCTGGGTTTTGCTTCCGTTGTGGAGAGGATGGCCATGTTAAGCCTCAATGTGATAATGAGCCTAATCCAGCATTGGTTACTGCAAAgcggaaaatattttatgataaacaGAAGAGACAGAGACAAAATCCCTCTACTTCAGCACATTTAAACTAG